The sequence below is a genomic window from Streptosporangium lutulentum.
TCGCGATGCCGGCCGCGCTGTTCTCCGTTCTCCTGCGGACCCGGCTGTCGTTCAGCGTGCCCGCGTTGGGAGCCTTCGCCGCCAGTACCGTCGTGACCATGGCCGTGGGCTTCGTCCTGAGCCGCCGGATCTTCGGCCGGAAGCCCGGCGAGGCCACGATCGGCGCGATGACCGCCGGTTACGTGAACTCCGCGAACCTCGGTATCCCGGTCGCGTTGCAGGTGCTCGGCGACGCCACCTTCCTGACCGGGGTGCTGCTGTTCCAGGTCCTGGTGGTCACTCCCGTGGTGCTCACGCTCCTGGACAGGGGCGCGGGCAGCAGGATCCGGCCGGCCCGGCTGGCGAGCCTGCCGCTGCGCAACCCGGTGATGCTCGGTATGGCCGCCGGCGTGCTCTGCTCGGTGTCCGGCTGGCGTCCGCCATCGGTGATCGCCGATCCGCTCGCCCTGCTCGGCGACGCCGCCGTGCCCGCCGCCCTGGTCGCCATCGGGCTCTCCCTGACCGTCCGCGGCCCGGCCCTGGCGGGGGAACGGGCCGAGGTGCTGGGACTGTCGGCGCTGAAGCTGCTGGCCCAGCCGCTGCTGGCGTACCTGTTCGGGCTCGCGGCACAGCTCCGTCCGGCCGAACTGCTCGCGCTGGTGGTCTGCGCGGCGCTGCCCACCGCGCAGAACGCCTACATCTTCGCCCGCGAATACGGCCAGGCCGACTCGGTGGCGCGTGGGACCGTGATCACCAGCACCGCGCTGTCGATGCTCACCCTCGCGGGGATCGGCTGGCTGCTGGGCTGACCCGGGGTGCCTGACGAGGTTCGAGGGTCGCCCGCCGGGTTTCGGCGGGCAGGCGCTTCCTGGCCGCGCATCAGGTCGTGGCGGCCGGTGCTTCCGGGCCGCATCAGGTCGTGGCGGGCCGGTGCCCAGGGGCCGTGGACGCGGTGCTCACCCTCCGGCGCCCCGGAGGACCTGGCCTTCAGAGCCCGCGATACGGTTCCTGGCATGCTTCGATCACCCGAAATCGGACCGTCGTCATCCCCCGTGACCGCGGACGATCTCGACTGGGCCGTCCGGCTCGCCGTCGGCGCCCTCCGGGAGGCGTCCCCGGCGGCCTGGGACGGCAAGGCCGGTTCGCTGGAGTGGGACTGCTGGGAGACGGTCGAGCACCTCAGCGACGACCTCTTCGCGTACGCCGCCCAACTGGGTCTCAGGACCCCGCCCTTGGACGGCTACGTCCCCTTCGCGGTGGAGAGGCGGAGACCCGGAGGTCCCGCGAACACCGTCCACGCCGACCGTGCGGCGGGGCCTGCCGGGCTGTTGCAGGTGCTGGAGGCGAGCGGCGCCCTGCTGGTCGCCATGGTGAGCACGACGCCGTCGCAGGTCCGCGCCCACCACGTCTTCGGGGCGTCGGACCCGGAAGGCTTCGCCGCGATGGGAATCGTGGAGACGCTGGTCCATACCCACGACCTGGCCAAGGGGCTCGGGCTCACCTGGAACCCGCCCGCCGAGCTGTGCTCGCGGGTGCTCACCCGGCTGTTCCCGGACGCCCCGCGGACCACGGACCCCTGGTCCACCCTGTTGTGGGCCACCGGACGCGCCGAACTGCCCGGACACCCGCGTCTCACCACCTGGCGCTGGTACGGCGAACCCCGCTCGTAGATCCTCGGGCGCCGCGACGGGCGGGCCTCGCGGGGGTCGCCGTCACGCCGGGACGATGCCGTCGAACGCGATGGGGAGGTGGCGAGGACCGCGCAGGAACGGGTGCTGCCGGTAGGGCGGCGGGTCGGTGACGAGCCGTGGGTTGACGAGCCGGCGCGTGAGTTCGGTCAGCGCGAGTTGCGTCTCCATCCGGGCGAGCGGGGCGCCGAAGCAGTAGTGGATGCCGCCGCCGAATCCGAGGTGCTGGTTGTCCTGGCGGTCGGGGTCGAAGCGGTCCGGGTCGTGGAAGCGTTCGGGGTCGCGGCTGCCGGAGGCGAGGAGCAGGGTGACGACGGAGCCCCGGGGGATGGTGGTGCCGGCGAGGTCGATGTCGGACAGCACGTTCCTCCCGGTGGCCAGCGCCTGAACCGGCGGGTCGTAGCGCAGCAGCTCCTCGACCGTGCCGATGACCAGGTCGGGTTCGTGACGCAGCCGTTCGAGCAGTTCGGGACGGCGCAGGAGGGTGAGCACCCCGTTGGCTATGAGGTTGACGGTGGTCTCGTGACCGGCGATGAGCAGCAGCGCCGCGGTGCTCAGCAGGTCGTCCGACGGCATGTCGGCGTCGAGGGCGAGGGCGGAGAGCAGGTCGTCGCCCGGATGCCGGCGATGGGCGCCCACCAGCCCTTTCAGATAGCGGCCCAGTTCGGCCGTCGCGGAGAAACGCCGCCGCTGACGTTCGGGCAGGGGACCGGTCGTCTGGTCGTTGGCCTCGATGATCGTCTGGGACCACCGGTGGAAGAGCCGGTCGTCCTCGCGGGGCACCCCGAGCAACTCGCAGATCACCGTGACGGGGAGCGGGTAGGCGAAGTCGTCGACGATGTCGGCCCGGTTCCCGCCGTCGAAGCCGTCGATCAGGTCCGTGACGATCTCGGCCATCCTGGGTGCCATGCCGTCGACCCGGCCGGGGGTGCCGGGAGGCCCGAAATGTCTCATCGCCGTGCACCGGAGCCGGTCGTGGCCGGGCGGATCGAGCCGGATGAAGGCGGGCGGCAACTCCGGGGTCTCCTCGCCCGGTGCCGCCCCCACCGCGGTCAGCTCGGGAATCCCGCGCGGGTCGGAGCTCACCCGCGGGTCGTGCAGCAGGGCGACGATCTCCTTGTAGGTACTGACCACGTAGGTCCCGTCCGACTGCCGCGCCACCGGGGTCTTGCGGAGCTCCGCGTAGAGCGGGTACGGATCCGCGCGGTTGGAGTAGTCGAGGATCTGTTCGAAGGCACCGGTCTGTGCCATGTGGATGGCCTCCCTTGACCTCTGGACTCCATGAGACGGGGCCGGCCCGTGCGCCGGGTCCTCGGTGTCACGGGTCCCGCCGCACCAACGTGGCGCGCCGTTCGTCCGGGTTGTGGCCGGTCACCACCACGGTGGCGCCCTGGGTGGCGGAAACCCGGTTCGGAATCTCCGCCGGGACGACCTGCACCTTGGCGGGCCGGCCGGTCATGTCGAAGTCGGGCGGGAACGGCGCGGCCCGCTCGATCAGTCCTTGGTAGAACTCCAGCGACATCGCCTGGTCGAAGGTGACCGCCGCGGTGATGCGGCCCCGGTAACCGTAGGCGGCGACGAACCGGCGGTCGGCGACCGAGCCCTGGGTGACGGCGACCTCGTCGGCGAAGCTCGGCACTCCGACGGACTTGATGTTGGTGCCGAACTGGGCGGACCAGAAGACGGGCAGGGACAGGTGCGGCCAGCGGTCGCTCGCCGCGCTGATCATGTTGTGGGCCGCGACCTGAGCCTGGGTGATCGCATTGCCCCAGTGTTCGAGGGAGAGGAACTGGTACTCGTAGACCGGGTGAGGGAAGCGCGCCACGTCCCCCGCGGCGAAGATGTCGTCGGTGACCAGGCCGTTGGCGTCGAAGGCGCGGCAACCCGCGTCGCAGCTCACCCCCCACACGCCGGCGGCCAGCCCCGAGCCCTCCAGCCATTCGACATTGCGTTCCGCGCCGAGCGCGGCCACCGCCACCTCGACGTCGATCGCACTGCCGTCGGACAGGTGCGCGCGGCGCAGCCGTCCGGCCCCGTCTCCTTCCAGAGCCGTGACCGTGACACCGCAGCGCAGGTCCACGCCGTGCTCCTGCTGCATCTCCGCCGCGATCGCACCGATCACCCCGCCCAGCGCGTCCACCATCGGAGCCGGTCCGCGCTGGACGACGGTGACCGGCAGGTCCAGCTCCCGGCAGACGGAGGCGACCTCCGAACCGTTGAAGCCGGCGCCGATCACCAGCACCCGGCGGGGGCCGGCCGCCAGCCGTTGCCGCAGCAGGGCCGCGTCCTCGCGGGTGCGCAGCACGAACACCCCGTCCAGGGCCGCCTCCGCCTCGTTCGGCCATGGCCGGGCACGCACCCCGGTAGTGATCAGCAGGCGGTCGAACTCGACCCCCCGGCCGTCGGCGAGAAGGACCTGTTTGCCGTCCAGGTTCAGCCCGGTGGCCCTCTGCCCTCGCAGCCACTCGGCGTCGAACTCGCTGCGCCGGGGAAGCGCGGTGTATTCGGCGGGCATCTGCCCGGTCAGGACCTGCTTGGACAGCGGCGGGCGATCGTAGGGCTCGGACGGCTCGTCCCCGATCAGGGTCAGCGATCCCTCGTAGCCCTCCCTGCGCAGCGTCGCCGCGGCGCGCAGCCCGGCCAGGGAGGCGCCGACGATGACGATGCGGCCGACCCCCTCCAGCGCCTTCCCGCGCCTGGCGCGGGGCGCGGCGGCCTTCTTCGGCCCGGTCTCCTTCGGTCTTCCCAGAGTGTCCACCTGGTCGACCACCAGGGCCTGGACCGGGCAGGCCGCCGCCGCGCGCAGGACCCGCCCGCGTTCCGCGTCGTCCGGGTGAAGCTCGTACATCAGCGCTTCCGCATGATGCATCTTGAAGACGTCCGGGGCGAAGAAGGCACACTGCCCGTATCCCTGACAGCGCGTGAGGTCAACGACGACTCTCATGTGGACCGTCCCCTTCCGTACAGGGGTGACCGCGCATGCGGGCGGCGGGGTGGCACGCCCCCCGAGCCGTCGGCCGTGAGGTCGGACGTCGCGGATCACCCGCCCGAGGTGGGCGCCGGACTCGTCCCGCACCCGTCCCACTACTCGTGTCCGGCTGCTTCAAACTCTATCAACTTCCCAGGTCACAGCCTTGCGGAGGGGGGCGGGCCCCGTTCTTCCCCACTCCGGGACGAGAGGGAGGGCGCCGGGTCGCCGCGTCGTCCCACCGGGAGTTGAGCCCGGCACTCCGGGAGTCAGGCCTTGCCTGCGGAGGGGTGGACGGGTTCGCTGGTGGCATGCCTTCTACGGTCACTGCGGTACGGCACGGTCAGAGCGAGTCCAACGCGGCCTTCGACGAGGCCCTGAGCAAGGGTGTGGGAATCGCCCTGACCCGTCCGGACGGAGGCGTGTCGCTGAGCCCGCTCGGCAGGGAACAGGCCACGGAGCTGGGGCGCCGCCTGGCGGGAGAGGACCCGCCCGACCTCGTTCTGTGCTCGCCGTACCTGCGGGCCGTGCAGACCTGGGAGCTCGTCGCCGCCGAGCTGGACGCGTCTCCCGAGGTCCGGCTGGACGCCCGGTTCGGGGACCACGAGATGGGGGAGTGGTCGGGAATGAACATGGCGGCGATCAGGGAGAGGTTTCCCGAGGAGTCGGAGAATCTGAGGTCGCGGATGTTCGCCGGGTGGAGCCCGCCCGGCGGGGAGAGTTTCCCCGACGTCGCCGACCGGCTGCGTGAGGCGCTGGAGGAGTCGCGCGCCGAGCACACCGGGAGCCGGGTGCTGATCGTCGCGCACGACTCCGTGGTGCTGATTCTCAGACATGTGATCGAGGGTGTTCCGATGAACGCCCTCGAGGAGTTCATCCCGGTCCGCAACGCCTCGGTCTCGGTGTGGAGAGACTCCAAGGCCGAGGTCTTCAACGACACCGGGCACCTGCGGAGAACGTCTTTCTGACCGGGGTCTCCGGCGGCGCGGGCCCTCGCGGAGGACATCGCCTGAGAACGGATTTCCCCCGTTCCATTGACGTGTGGGCCGTCCTGAGGTCTGCTGCGGCTAGTCGTTTGTAGATCCTCACCGGGTGAGGTTCGCGGAAGGAGCCGCATGCGCCTGCGCATGGTGATGGCGAGCCTCGTGCTGGCCGTGGCATCTATGACGGCCGCACCCGCGTGGGCCGGCCCGGACGCCGCCCCGGGATCCGGGGCGATTCCCGGGCCAGGAACAGGGACAGGGACCGCGGGACCTGGACTCACCTCCGGCTCCGCCGGTCCGGCCCCGGGTTCCGCCGGATCGGTCACGCCGGCCGTCGCCGGGTGCGATCCGATCGCCGGTACGGAGTGCCTGCTGCCGTTCCCCAACGACTGGTTCACCACGAACGCGCGCACCCCCACCGGGCTCCGGGTGAACCTCGCCGCCGAGGCCATGCCCCGCAACACGATGGGCACCCCGATCGACCCGGCGCAGTGGAACACGGCCGACGGCTTCTCCCCGGGCTCGATGCTGCTGGCCCACGTGCCCGGCCTCGACCTCGACAAGACCGGCGCCGCGCCCGTCACCGACGTCGGATGGTCCCTGCGCCGCGACGCCCCCATCGTGATCGTCGACACCAGGACCGGCGAGCGCTGGCCGTACTGGGCCGAACTCGACGCGGGTGCCACCGACCCCGCCCGGCAGATGCTGATCATCAGGCCCGCGAAGAACTTCCTTGAGGGCCACCGCTACGCCGTCGCCCTGCGACGGTTGAAGAACGCCAAGGGCGAGGATCTCCCGGTCCCGCAGAGTTTCGCCAGGCTCCTCCCCGGGGGGTTCCCCTCCGGGGAGCTCCTCACCCGGCGGCAGCGCGAGCTCAGGCAGACGCTCGGCGACCTCGCCCGCGCCGGGGTCGGCGCGGAGGGGCTTCACCTGGCGTGGGACTTCACCGTCGCCAGCGAGCAGGGCATCGCCGGTCCCGTGCTGGCGATGCGCGACCAGGCGCTGAGCACCCTGCGCGGGCGCTCGCCGCGCTTCACGGTCACCGCCGTCACCGACCTCACCCCCGAGCAGGATCCCCACGTCGCCCGCGAGGTCACCGGGGAGATCATGGTTCCCAACTTCCTCGACAAGCAGGGAGGACCGCCCGGCTCGAACCTCAACCGGGGGCCGGGCGGGGTGCCGCGCCCCCTCGGCGACGCCCTGAAGGCGCAGTACGTGTGCGAGATCCCGCGCTCGGCGTTCGAGCGGCCCGCGCGGCCCTCCCTGTACGGCCACGGCCTGCTCGGGAAGGCCACCGAGGTCCGTGCCCGCAATGTGCGGGCGATGGCGGGGGAGCACGGCTTCATGTTCTGCGCCACCAAGTGGATCGGGATGGCCGACGAGGACATCCCGCACGTGGCGAGCGTGTTCGGAGATTTCTCCGCGTTCGGTACGGTGACCGACCGGCTCCAGCAGAGCCTGCTCAACTTCGTCCTCCTCGGCAGAGCGATGATCACCAAGGACGGTTTCGCGAACCACGACGCCTTCCAGGACAAGCGGGGCAGATCGCTGATCGACCGGCGGGCCGAGCTCGCCTACGACGGCAACAGCCAGGGCGGTATCGCGGGAGGTGCGCTGGTCGCCGTCTCGCCCGACGTGCGCAACGCCGTGCTCGGCGTGACGGGTATGAACTACAGCACGCTACTCAACCGCAGCGTGGACTTCGCGCCCTTCCAGCTGCTCATGAACGACTCCTACCCCGACAAGCAGATCCAGCAGATCTGCTTCGCGCTGATCCAGATGCTCTGGGACCGGGCCGAGACGAACGGCTACGCCCAGCACCTGACCGACGATCCGCTGCCCGGCTCGCCCCGCCACCGTGTGCTGTTGCACGTCGCCTTCGGCGACCATCAGGTCTCCACGGTGACGGCCGAGGTCGAGGCCCGTACGGTGGGCGCGCGCGTCCACCAGCCGGCCGTGGCCGACGGGCGCAATCCCGACGTCGAGCCGTACTGGGGGCTGAGGGCCCTGCCCGGTGGCCCCTATCCCGGCTCCGCCCTGGTCGTCTGGGACAGCGGCACCCCCGCGCCCCCGGTGGCCAACCTCCCGCCGTCCGGCCCGCAGTACGGCCGCGACCCGCACGAGGACCCCAGGAACGACCCCGGGGCCCGCATGCAGAAGGCCCGCTTCCTCCGGGACGGCCTGGTGGTCGACGTCTGCGGCGACGCCCCCTGCACGGCCGGCCCGGTGGGTCTGTCCTAGACGAGCGGTTCCGAGATACGGCGACGCGATCGACGGTCCGGGAGGCATGGCCTCTCTCAGACCGTCGAGGCGGATGCCTCAGGCCGTGGGGGAAGACTGCGCCGCCGCGATCGAGTCGGCGATCGGCGTCGTCGGGCGTCCGATGAGCCGTGACAGGTCGCCCGGCGTGGAGGACAGCGCGCCCCGGCCGATGGCGTCGTCCACGTCCACCAGGATCTCGGCGAAGGCCGCGGGGACCCCCGCGCCGGTGAGGAGCGCCTGGCGTTCGGCGGCGGAGACGGAGGTGTGGACGACCTTCGTGCCGGTCTGCCGCGACACCTCCTCGGCGAACTCCTCGAACGACCACGCGGTGTCGCCACCCAGTTCGTACGCCTGGTTCAGGTGCCCGTCGCCGTTCATGACGACCGCGGCGGCCGCGGCGTAGTCCGCACGGGGGGCGGTGGCGATGCGGCTCCCGGCGGGGACGTTGGTGACGATGGCGCCGCGCTCCACCACGCCGGGGAGGTCGCCGACGTACATCTCCGAGTACCAGTTGTTGCGCAGGAAGGTGTACGGCAGGCCGGAGTCGAGGATCAACCGCTCGGTCTCGCGGTGATCGTCCGCGAGCAGGAAGTCGGCCTTGGGCCCGCCGAACACGCCGACGTACCCCAGTTGCGCCACGCCCGCCGCTCTCGCCGCGTCGATCACCGCGGCGTGCTGGGCGGTGCGCCTGCCCACGTCGGTGCCGGAGATCAACAGCACGCGGTCCTCGGGGCGGAACGCCCCCGCGAAGGTCTCGGGCCGGTCGTAGTCGGCGAGGTGCAGCCGGACGCCCTTCGCCACCAGATCGGCGGCCCTCTCCTCGCTGCGCGCGACGGCCGTGACCTCCCCCGCCGGTACCCCGGCGGCGAGCAGGTCCGCGATGATCATACGGCCGAGCTGCCCGGTCGCCCCGGTGATGACGATGCTCATCGAAGTGCTTCTTCCCGTTGGATGCGTGTCATAAGTGCAGGTCCCGCACTCGGAGCTCACCCTATGATCGGTACTTGTTCTTTCGTAAGTACCCACCTTGAAGTAAGGTACTGGCGTGGAAGTAAGGGAGAAGCCGGTGCCCGCAGGACTCACGGCGGCCGAGACACGCCAAATGCAGCCGAATGTCAACCGCGCGGAATGCCCGTCACGGCTGGTGCTCGAACACGTCACCAGCCGCTGGGGCGTGCTGGTCCTGGCCGCGCTGCTGGAGCGCTCATACCGTTTCAGCGAGCTGCGCCGCCAGATCGGAGGGGTGAGCGAGAAGATGCTCGCGCAGACCCTCCAGGCGCTGGAACGCGACGGCTTCGTCCGCCGCGACGCCAAACCCGTCATCCCGCCACGCGTCGACTACTCGCTGACGCCCATGGGTCACGAGGTCGCCGAGCAGGTGTGGACGCTGACCCGGTGGGTCGAGGGCAGGCTGGACGACGTCTTCGAGGCGCG
It includes:
- a CDS encoding winged helix-turn-helix transcriptional regulator, with protein sequence MPAGLTAAETRQMQPNVNRAECPSRLVLEHVTSRWGVLVLAALLERSYRFSELRRQIGGVSEKMLAQTLQALERDGFVRRDAKPVIPPRVDYSLTPMGHEVAEQVWTLTRWVEGRLDDVFEAREAYDGARAS
- a CDS encoding cytochrome P450, which translates into the protein MAQTGAFEQILDYSNRADPYPLYAELRKTPVARQSDGTYVVSTYKEIVALLHDPRVSSDPRGIPELTAVGAAPGEETPELPPAFIRLDPPGHDRLRCTAMRHFGPPGTPGRVDGMAPRMAEIVTDLIDGFDGGNRADIVDDFAYPLPVTVICELLGVPREDDRLFHRWSQTIIEANDQTTGPLPERQRRRFSATAELGRYLKGLVGAHRRHPGDDLLSALALDADMPSDDLLSTAALLLIAGHETTVNLIANGVLTLLRRPELLERLRHEPDLVIGTVEELLRYDPPVQALATGRNVLSDIDLAGTTIPRGSVVTLLLASGSRDPERFHDPDRFDPDRQDNQHLGFGGGIHYCFGAPLARMETQLALTELTRRLVNPRLVTDPPPYRQHPFLRGPRHLPIAFDGIVPA
- a CDS encoding AEC family transporter; translation: MVAAFVPIWVLALLGFTAGRFRLLGAEADRVLGGFVFHLAMPAALFSVLLRTRLSFSVPALGAFAASTVVTMAVGFVLSRRIFGRKPGEATIGAMTAGYVNSANLGIPVALQVLGDATFLTGVLLFQVLVVTPVVLTLLDRGAGSRIRPARLASLPLRNPVMLGMAAGVLCSVSGWRPPSVIADPLALLGDAAVPAALVAIGLSLTVRGPALAGERAEVLGLSALKLLAQPLLAYLFGLAAQLRPAELLALVVCAALPTAQNAYIFAREYGQADSVARGTVITSTALSMLTLAGIGWLLG
- a CDS encoding histidine phosphatase family protein, producing the protein MPSTVTAVRHGQSESNAAFDEALSKGVGIALTRPDGGVSLSPLGREQATELGRRLAGEDPPDLVLCSPYLRAVQTWELVAAELDASPEVRLDARFGDHEMGEWSGMNMAAIRERFPEESENLRSRMFAGWSPPGGESFPDVADRLREALEESRAEHTGSRVLIVAHDSVVLILRHVIEGVPMNALEEFIPVRNASVSVWRDSKAEVFNDTGHLRRTSF
- a CDS encoding FAD-dependent oxidoreductase → MRVVVDLTRCQGYGQCAFFAPDVFKMHHAEALMYELHPDDAERGRVLRAAAACPVQALVVDQVDTLGRPKETGPKKAAAPRARRGKALEGVGRIVIVGASLAGLRAAATLRREGYEGSLTLIGDEPSEPYDRPPLSKQVLTGQMPAEYTALPRRSEFDAEWLRGQRATGLNLDGKQVLLADGRGVEFDRLLITTGVRARPWPNEAEAALDGVFVLRTREDAALLRQRLAAGPRRVLVIGAGFNGSEVASVCRELDLPVTVVQRGPAPMVDALGGVIGAIAAEMQQEHGVDLRCGVTVTALEGDGAGRLRRAHLSDGSAIDVEVAVAALGAERNVEWLEGSGLAAGVWGVSCDAGCRAFDANGLVTDDIFAAGDVARFPHPVYEYQFLSLEHWGNAITQAQVAAHNMISAASDRWPHLSLPVFWSAQFGTNIKSVGVPSFADEVAVTQGSVADRRFVAAYGYRGRITAAVTFDQAMSLEFYQGLIERAAPFPPDFDMTGRPAKVQVVPAEIPNRVSATQGATVVVTGHNPDERRATLVRRDP
- a CDS encoding NAD(P)H-binding protein, producing the protein MSIVITGATGQLGRMIIADLLAAGVPAGEVTAVARSEERAADLVAKGVRLHLADYDRPETFAGAFRPEDRVLLISGTDVGRRTAQHAAVIDAARAAGVAQLGYVGVFGGPKADFLLADDHRETERLILDSGLPYTFLRNNWYSEMYVGDLPGVVERGAIVTNVPAGSRIATAPRADYAAAAAVVMNGDGHLNQAYELGGDTAWSFEEFAEEVSRQTGTKVVHTSVSAAERQALLTGAGVPAAFAEILVDVDDAIGRGALSSTPGDLSRLIGRPTTPIADSIAAAQSSPTA